The uncultured Cohaesibacter sp. genome window below encodes:
- a CDS encoding sodium:solute symporter family protein produces the protein MNWGILIAVLAYEVLLIVGLGLYFARRQEHQKSEGGFLLSNRDLPVAVVAVTLALTVLGTPHIFGVFEMTWFLGAGSIWFGIAHAVLLVVAITTTALWARRANVTSMPEFIALIFGEGPRLMVGCVMAGLIFGILTLESQGIGIVFATVTGLSIQQGAVIGGILGILYVILAGMKEIGWVNLINCAIMYVGLILTMVFMSGALPEGGWGEVANFYINQDQAQMLSIFASPELLFTFALGTILSTTFCQSISQQLIQPAMAAKSEKTIRRTLWLAVPLNGLFCVFIASIGLAAKANPAFNELGPKLAAPTMLLNSLPAWLVAWLMASLLAAVLSSFAMAVMAPATIFTIDIYKNFFNPDAGEKEERLVTRVMIVVLGVAAFMVAAYLPPIVSAMNWLFAWMTPVFWLIIIGLFWKRSNVAAMITLAVTWIVNSAWSFSSLPSMVGMEGQPNVYPCLVVGVGLGVVLTAILPGKPGLFKDLKETAPVADAVPAE, from the coding sequence GTGAACTGGGGAATTCTTATTGCCGTTTTGGCCTACGAAGTGCTGTTGATCGTGGGTCTTGGGCTGTATTTTGCTCGCAGACAAGAGCATCAGAAGAGTGAGGGCGGCTTTCTGCTCTCGAACCGCGACCTGCCGGTGGCCGTTGTTGCCGTCACGCTTGCGCTGACCGTGCTTGGCACGCCACATATCTTCGGCGTGTTCGAAATGACCTGGTTCCTCGGAGCCGGCTCCATCTGGTTCGGTATCGCGCATGCTGTGCTGCTTGTCGTTGCCATTACCACCACCGCCCTCTGGGCACGCCGCGCCAACGTTACCTCCATGCCCGAGTTCATCGCTCTGATTTTCGGTGAAGGTCCTCGTCTGATGGTTGGTTGCGTCATGGCTGGCCTGATTTTCGGCATTCTGACCCTTGAATCCCAGGGCATCGGCATCGTGTTCGCCACGGTAACGGGCCTGAGCATTCAGCAGGGGGCTGTCATCGGCGGCATTCTGGGGATCCTCTATGTGATCCTTGCCGGCATGAAGGAAATCGGCTGGGTCAACCTCATCAACTGTGCGATCATGTATGTCGGTCTGATCCTGACCATGGTCTTCATGTCCGGCGCTCTGCCGGAAGGCGGCTGGGGAGAAGTGGCCAACTTCTACATCAATCAGGATCAGGCCCAGATGCTTTCGATCTTTGCGTCGCCTGAACTGCTGTTCACCTTTGCATTGGGTACAATCCTGTCAACCACCTTCTGCCAGTCCATCAGCCAGCAGCTGATCCAGCCGGCAATGGCTGCCAAGAGCGAAAAGACCATCCGTCGTACCCTCTGGCTCGCTGTTCCGCTCAACGGTCTGTTCTGCGTGTTCATCGCGTCCATCGGTCTGGCTGCCAAGGCAAACCCGGCGTTTAATGAACTCGGCCCGAAACTGGCTGCGCCGACGATGCTGCTCAACAGCCTTCCGGCCTGGCTCGTTGCCTGGTTGATGGCGTCCCTGCTGGCTGCCGTTCTGTCCAGCTTTGCGATGGCCGTGATGGCTCCTGCCACCATCTTCACCATCGACATCTACAAGAACTTCTTCAACCCGGATGCCGGTGAAAAGGAAGAGCGTCTTGTTACCCGCGTGATGATCGTTGTGCTGGGTGTTGCGGCCTTCATGGTTGCTGCCTATCTGCCGCCGATCGTGTCGGCCATGAACTGGCTGTTTGCCTGGATGACCCCGGTATTCTGGCTCATCATCATCGGCTTGTTCTGGAAGCGCTCCAACGTCGCTGCGATGATCACCCTGGCCGTGACCTGGATTGTCAACTCGGCCTGGAGCTTCTCGTCCCTGCCGTCCATGGTCGGCATGGAAGGCCAGCCGAACGTCTATCCTTGCCTGGTTGTCGGCGTTGGTCTGGGCGTTGTCCTGACCGCAATCCTGCCTGGCAAACCGGGTCTGTTCAAGGACCTCAAGGAAACTGCGCCCGTTGCTGACGCAGTCCCTGCAGAGTGA
- a CDS encoding NAD(P)-dependent oxidoreductase produces MRRILLTGAAGMVGTVLADLVPREGEIWRLSDRRPIEQPAKGAFEVMTGDLADQAFAMALCKDVDAIIHMAAVAREKDWDELIGPNLVGSINLWQAAVANRVKRIIYGSSNHAQGMYPVGMTVKTGDGYRPDSRYGLTKMFGEGLARLHADKNGVKAFVIRIGSFLPRPTSERHLRMWISHRDMAALVRLGLEADYHCETVFGISDNSRACYDNSRAHALGYRPEDNAEAYADGIAHEVVDPANPVDVLQGGHACGRDFTGSLARLLEDILPERS; encoded by the coding sequence ATGAGGCGGATTCTTTTGACGGGTGCGGCCGGGATGGTCGGCACTGTTCTTGCGGATCTCGTGCCGCGGGAAGGGGAAATCTGGCGGCTCAGCGATCGCCGTCCGATCGAGCAGCCCGCCAAGGGTGCGTTCGAAGTGATGACAGGTGATCTGGCCGATCAGGCCTTCGCCATGGCGCTCTGCAAGGATGTGGATGCCATCATTCATATGGCTGCCGTAGCGCGAGAGAAGGACTGGGACGAATTGATCGGCCCCAACCTTGTCGGTTCGATCAATCTCTGGCAGGCCGCCGTGGCAAACAGAGTGAAGCGGATCATCTACGGCAGTTCCAACCATGCGCAGGGCATGTATCCGGTCGGAATGACAGTCAAGACCGGCGATGGCTATCGTCCCGATTCCCGCTATGGCCTGACCAAGATGTTCGGCGAGGGGCTGGCGCGACTTCATGCGGACAAGAATGGTGTGAAGGCCTTTGTCATCCGCATCGGCTCTTTTCTGCCCCGCCCGACCAGCGAGCGCCACCTTCGGATGTGGATTTCCCATCGCGACATGGCGGCTCTGGTGCGGTTGGGGCTTGAGGCCGACTATCATTGCGAGACGGTGTTTGGTATTTCAGACAACAGTCGGGCCTGCTATGACAACAGCCGTGCCCATGCGCTGGGCTATCGTCCCGAGGACAACGCCGAGGCCTATGCTGATGGGATTGCCCACGAGGTGGTTGATCCGGCCAATCCTGTCGATGTCTTGCAGGGTGGGCATGCCTGTGGACGCGACTTTACCGGCAGTCTTGCCCGTTTGCTGGAAGACATCCTGCCAGAGAGATCGTGA
- a CDS encoding acetyl-CoA C-acetyltransferase: MTNVVIASAARTAVGSFLGSFANIPAHDLGAAVLKAVVERAGIDPAEVSETILGQVLSAGQGQNPARQAHINAGFPIESAAWGINQVCGSGLRAVALAAQHVMLGDAKIVVAGGQESMSLAPHVAYIRQGQKMGDLKMIDTMIRDGLWEAFNGYHMGQTAENVAEQWEITREMQDALALRSQNKAEEALNAGRFADEIVPFTVKTRKGDIIVDKDEFIRPGTTIENLQKLRPAFIKDGTVTAGNASGINDGAAVTLCMTAEDAEKRGIEPLARIVSYATAGLDPKIMGMGPVYASRIALDKAGWKAEDLDLVEANEAFAAQACAVNKEMGWDPEIVNVNGGAIAIGHPIGASGCRILNTLLFEMKRRNAKKGLATLCIGGGMGVALCVERP; encoded by the coding sequence ATGACCAATGTCGTAATTGCGTCCGCAGCGCGCACCGCTGTGGGCAGTTTTCTAGGTTCTTTTGCCAATATTCCCGCCCACGATCTGGGCGCAGCTGTACTGAAGGCTGTTGTGGAACGCGCGGGCATTGATCCGGCCGAAGTATCGGAAACCATTCTGGGCCAGGTGCTCAGCGCTGGCCAGGGCCAGAACCCTGCCCGTCAGGCCCACATCAACGCAGGATTCCCGATCGAAAGCGCCGCATGGGGCATCAACCAGGTTTGCGGCTCGGGCTTGCGCGCCGTCGCTCTTGCAGCGCAACATGTCATGTTAGGCGATGCAAAAATTGTAGTCGCTGGTGGACAGGAAAGCATGTCGCTGGCACCCCATGTTGCCTATATTCGTCAGGGTCAGAAAATGGGCGATCTGAAAATGATCGACACCATGATCCGCGATGGTCTGTGGGAGGCATTCAATGGCTATCACATGGGACAGACCGCCGAGAACGTTGCTGAGCAGTGGGAAATCACCCGCGAGATGCAGGATGCGCTGGCTCTGCGTTCCCAGAACAAGGCGGAAGAGGCTCTGAATGCTGGCCGCTTTGCAGACGAGATCGTGCCTTTCACCGTCAAGACCCGCAAGGGTGACATCATCGTCGACAAGGACGAATTCATCCGTCCGGGCACCACAATTGAAAACCTGCAGAAGCTGCGCCCGGCCTTCATCAAGGACGGCACGGTAACCGCAGGCAACGCTTCGGGCATCAACGACGGCGCAGCTGTTACCCTGTGCATGACCGCAGAAGACGCAGAGAAGCGCGGCATCGAACCGCTCGCCCGCATTGTTTCCTACGCCACGGCCGGCCTTGACCCGAAAATCATGGGCATGGGCCCGGTCTATGCATCCCGCATCGCCCTCGACAAGGCTGGCTGGAAAGCGGAAGATCTGGATCTGGTGGAAGCCAACGAAGCCTTCGCCGCCCAGGCCTGCGCTGTGAACAAGGAAATGGGCTGGGATCCGGAGATTGTCAACGTCAACGGTGGTGCCATTGCTATCGGTCATCCGATCGGCGCCTCCGGCTGCCGCATCCTCAACACCCTGCTGTTCGAAATGAAGCGCCGCAATGCCAAGAAGGGTCTTGCCACCCTCTGCATCGGCGGCGGCATGGGCGTTGCCCTCTGCGTCGAGCGTCCGTAA
- a CDS encoding 3-hydroxyacyl-CoA dehydrogenase NAD-binding domain-containing protein, which yields MSNAIRNVAVIGAGLMGHGIALTMARAGYDVTITDPVAEARASVIDRIRQSMQAMGVADGEIDEAAARISVADTMAGAVGNADVVFEAAPEKLPLKQSIFAEVEANAPEHCILASNTSVIPITDIMKNLKLKGRALGTHWWNPPHMIPLVEVVKTEWTEHEIAQDMMDILQKAKKTPVLVEKDVPGFIGNRLQHALWREAISLVEKGICDAEGVDTVIKSCFGRRLSVLGPLENADLVGTDLTLDIHNTVLADLEDRKGPSPYLEKLVAEGKLGMKSGEGFRKWTPEEADKVRARVATHLRRLEGILED from the coding sequence ATGAGCAACGCAATCCGAAATGTTGCCGTTATCGGTGCTGGTCTGATGGGGCATGGTATTGCCCTGACGATGGCGCGAGCCGGCTACGATGTGACGATTACGGATCCGGTGGCTGAAGCGCGTGCTTCAGTCATCGACCGGATCCGGCAGAGCATGCAGGCCATGGGCGTTGCCGATGGTGAGATTGACGAAGCCGCAGCCCGGATTTCGGTCGCGGACACGATGGCAGGTGCCGTTGGCAATGCCGATGTCGTGTTCGAGGCCGCGCCCGAGAAGCTGCCGCTCAAGCAGTCGATCTTTGCCGAGGTGGAAGCCAATGCACCCGAGCATTGCATTCTTGCGTCCAACACGTCGGTGATCCCGATCACCGACATCATGAAGAATCTGAAGCTTAAGGGTCGTGCACTCGGAACCCACTGGTGGAACCCGCCGCACATGATCCCTTTGGTCGAAGTGGTCAAAACCGAATGGACCGAGCATGAAATAGCTCAGGACATGATGGATATCCTGCAAAAGGCCAAAAAGACGCCGGTTCTCGTCGAAAAGGACGTGCCGGGTTTCATTGGCAACCGGCTGCAGCATGCCCTCTGGCGTGAGGCGATCAGCCTTGTCGAGAAGGGCATCTGTGATGCAGAGGGCGTGGATACGGTCATCAAGTCCTGTTTCGGGCGCCGCCTGTCGGTGCTTGGGCCATTGGAGAATGCCGATCTGGTCGGGACAGACCTGACGCTTGATATCCATAATACGGTTCTTGCCGATCTGGAGGATCGAAAGGGACCATCTCCTTATCTCGAAAAACTCGTGGCCGAAGGCAAACTGGGCATGAAATCGGGAGAGGGATTCCGCAAGTGGACGCCGGAGGAAGCGGACAAGGTTCGTGCGCGCGTCGCTACGCACCTGCGTAGACTTGAAGGAATTCTGGAGGACTAG
- a CDS encoding Ldh family oxidoreductase, whose protein sequence is MAFARAALEGVGLSPRHSPAVADILVEGDLLGHDTHGLALLPAYLASAKAGNMALEGEPRVLNERPVTALWDGGKLPGPWLVRSGLDLAMDKAEEFGSYTLSIRDSHHTAGLVSYLKPAVDRGLVALLMVSDPTERCVAPFGGRQPVLSTNPFAIGYPTPEGAVLLDMSTSVTTNGMVNRLYKQKQPFAHDWLIDAEGRPSRDPAVRFAEPPGAIMPLGGLASGHKGTGLGMTVEALTHGLSGNGRHVVKPQGWVNNVFLQVLDPSGFGGLESFVAETGYLGDAIRNCLPVEVAGPAPRVPGERALRLRAERLGQGVPLSDAVLGGLCEWAETLGLAMPVAR, encoded by the coding sequence GTGGCATTTGCGCGCGCGGCGCTGGAGGGTGTCGGACTTTCGCCGCGCCACAGCCCGGCGGTGGCGGATATCCTCGTCGAGGGAGACCTTCTGGGGCATGATACCCACGGCCTTGCTCTGCTGCCGGCCTATCTGGCGTCGGCGAAAGCGGGCAACATGGCGCTAGAAGGCGAGCCGCGGGTGCTCAACGAACGGCCCGTCACGGCCCTCTGGGATGGCGGCAAGCTGCCCGGGCCGTGGCTGGTGCGTAGCGGTCTTGACCTGGCGATGGACAAGGCTGAGGAATTTGGCAGCTATACGCTTTCCATTCGCGACAGCCACCACACGGCAGGGCTGGTGTCCTATCTGAAACCGGCGGTGGATCGCGGGCTTGTGGCATTGCTGATGGTCTCCGATCCGACTGAGCGATGCGTTGCGCCGTTTGGCGGGCGTCAGCCGGTGCTGTCCACCAATCCCTTTGCCATCGGTTATCCGACGCCGGAAGGTGCCGTGCTGCTCGACATGAGCACGTCGGTGACAACCAACGGCATGGTCAACCGGCTCTACAAGCAGAAGCAGCCGTTTGCCCACGACTGGCTGATCGATGCCGAGGGGCGGCCAAGTCGGGATCCGGCCGTGCGCTTTGCCGAACCACCCGGAGCGATCATGCCGCTTGGGGGGCTTGCCTCCGGCCACAAGGGCACAGGGCTTGGCATGACCGTGGAGGCGCTGACCCACGGCCTGTCTGGCAACGGGCGCCATGTGGTCAAGCCGCAGGGTTGGGTGAACAATGTCTTTTTGCAGGTGCTCGATCCGTCAGGCTTTGGCGGCTTGGAGAGCTTTGTTGCGGAGACCGGATATCTGGGTGACGCCATTCGCAATTGTCTCCCCGTCGAGGTGGCGGGGCCAGCACCGCGCGTGCCGGGCGAACGGGCGCTGCGCTTGCGGGCCGAGCGGCTGGGGCAAGGGGTTCCCTTGTCGGATGCTGTGCTGGGTGGGCTTTGTGAATGGGCCGAGACCCTCGGTCTTGCCATGCCGGTTGCCAGATGA
- a CDS encoding beta-propeller fold lactonase family protein: protein MKKTLICCNTNGLDLRLFQQDTECWTVDEIFRYPLQGVGGSSMAMPAAVVGDMIYVAFRGESPALISLRLTRDRTGVEQVGHLAIEESCPYLSLSGNGRFLLAAGGTNAIVVRIGKEGVLDRVVSRMPLGELAHCVVERGGTVYGTACRDDLLRRYRLDPETGALEETAKVAFPKGSGPRHMAFSSDGRLLYVITENAGTIATLSLADDGEEAAQPRLLGAVPLLAGEGRRWSGDLALSDDGAWLFASERASDQLVSLRLDASGEMMAATSRVASPEHVRSLHLDPGGGFIVAVGNFGQSGEVYAVGADGRLTPKVTFVAGDGPSWVLGLDGPRG, encoded by the coding sequence ATGAAGAAGACACTCATCTGCTGCAACACCAACGGGCTGGACCTGCGTCTGTTTCAGCAGGATACCGAATGCTGGACGGTTGACGAGATCTTTCGTTATCCCTTGCAGGGGGTGGGCGGCTCATCAATGGCGATGCCTGCGGCTGTTGTCGGTGACATGATCTATGTGGCATTTCGCGGCGAGTCTCCGGCACTCATCAGCCTGCGGCTCACCAGGGATCGGACGGGTGTCGAGCAGGTCGGTCATCTGGCTATCGAGGAGAGTTGTCCCTATCTCTCCCTTTCCGGCAATGGTCGCTTTCTGCTGGCAGCAGGAGGCACCAATGCGATTGTGGTCCGGATTGGCAAGGAAGGCGTGCTGGACCGTGTTGTCTCACGCATGCCGCTCGGTGAACTGGCTCACTGTGTCGTCGAACGGGGTGGCACCGTTTACGGCACGGCCTGTCGCGATGATCTGTTGCGGCGCTATCGTCTGGATCCGGAAACGGGCGCTCTGGAGGAAACGGCAAAGGTCGCTTTTCCCAAGGGCAGCGGACCTCGCCACATGGCCTTTTCGTCCGATGGCCGGTTGCTTTATGTAATCACCGAGAATGCCGGCACAATTGCCACCCTGTCGCTCGCGGATGATGGAGAGGAAGCGGCCCAGCCGCGTCTGCTTGGGGCGGTGCCGCTGCTCGCCGGTGAGGGGCGGCGCTGGTCAGGCGATCTGGCTCTCAGCGACGATGGTGCGTGGTTGTTTGCTTCCGAACGGGCGAGTGATCAACTGGTCAGCCTGCGTCTTGATGCTTCCGGGGAGATGATGGCGGCCACCAGCAGGGTGGCATCACCGGAGCATGTCCGCTCGCTTCACCTCGATCCGGGTGGGGGCTTTATCGTGGCAGTTGGCAATTTCGGCCAGAGCGGAGAGGTCTATGCCGTGGGGGCGGACGGTCGGTTGACGCCGAAGGTGACGTTTGTGGCGGGGGATGGGCCAAGCTGGGTGCTCGGTCTTGACGGGCCCCGGGGCTGA
- a CDS encoding cupin domain-containing protein, with protein MHLKRFADASAYEAPNHFGCYGLRLQGFEENGPKNQWIGFSQFFPGGGAGPDSTPFEKVYVVIEGEMTLIIDGEETVLKPLDSCVIQPGEVRVLENRTNMTAKMMVVIPYPPKA; from the coding sequence ATGCATCTAAAACGTTTTGCAGATGCTTCGGCCTATGAAGCCCCCAACCACTTCGGTTGCTATGGTCTGCGGCTTCAGGGCTTTGAGGAAAATGGGCCCAAGAATCAATGGATTGGTTTCAGCCAGTTCTTCCCCGGCGGCGGCGCTGGGCCGGATTCCACACCGTTCGAGAAAGTTTATGTCGTGATTGAGGGCGAAATGACCTTGATCATTGATGGAGAGGAAACTGTCCTGAAACCTCTGGATTCATGCGTCATTCAGCCCGGCGAAGTTCGTGTGCTTGAAAACCGTACCAACATGACCGCCAAGATGATGGTTGTCATTCCTTACCCACCGAAGGCTTAA
- a CDS encoding HAD family hydrolase, whose product MNSQDSNTMTEPGTNPAPLPERIDAATALLARQLAPILLCDKNEPFEPAVVGISHLKRGEPSPSFHHKNPFTRAPNRTNSVLEYAIWWNGDIQHLYELDHVWIYLNENNSPIHITASAHGEMIDISQSNWQDRQIRLFCEPGKHALAPTSAEIIEKRAWLDEACSGSEQIYGFQIPDAFKDHLSFLSPYDHFLACDYLRGMRFQPSYRFEKSFDLSKVPFVSWNELETLIPRLLRDQTEELRKNKRGIKAVFLDTGDTLIDEGTRIYSEDRENLILSAKPIETSRQLLDGLKERGYLLALIGDGLEQSFHNVLKKNGFWDYFDVVSISENCGITKPSPRIFIEAMMQLGLRKDDTERMIMLGDNLSRDIRGANALGMTTVWIDWAPRHDKEPKDDLERPDYRITRPIELLDIIDKLESEETLD is encoded by the coding sequence ATGAACAGTCAGGACAGCAACACAATGACCGAACCGGGCACCAACCCTGCACCGCTTCCTGAAAGAATCGATGCCGCAACAGCCTTGCTCGCAAGACAGCTCGCGCCAATCCTTCTCTGTGACAAGAACGAACCGTTCGAACCGGCCGTGGTCGGCATCTCCCACCTGAAACGGGGTGAGCCATCGCCCAGCTTCCATCACAAGAATCCGTTCACCCGCGCCCCCAACCGGACCAACAGCGTGCTGGAATATGCCATCTGGTGGAACGGGGATATCCAGCATCTCTATGAACTGGACCACGTCTGGATCTATCTGAACGAGAACAACAGCCCGATCCACATTACCGCCAGCGCCCACGGCGAGATGATCGATATCAGCCAGTCCAACTGGCAGGATCGCCAGATCAGGCTGTTTTGCGAGCCCGGCAAGCACGCCCTGGCCCCAACATCGGCAGAGATCATCGAAAAGCGCGCCTGGCTGGATGAAGCCTGTTCCGGCAGCGAGCAGATCTACGGCTTCCAGATCCCTGATGCCTTCAAGGACCATCTGTCGTTCCTCTCACCCTATGACCATTTTCTGGCCTGCGATTATCTGCGCGGGATGCGCTTCCAGCCCAGCTACCGCTTCGAGAAGAGCTTCGACCTTTCCAAGGTGCCTTTTGTCAGCTGGAATGAGCTGGAAACCCTCATTCCTCGTCTTCTGCGCGACCAGACCGAGGAGCTGCGCAAGAACAAGCGCGGCATCAAGGCGGTCTTTCTGGATACCGGCGACACTCTCATCGACGAAGGCACTCGCATATACAGCGAAGACAGGGAAAATCTCATCCTGTCGGCCAAGCCCATAGAAACCAGCCGGCAACTGCTCGACGGCCTCAAGGAGCGCGGCTACCTGCTCGCACTGATTGGCGACGGTTTGGAGCAGAGCTTTCACAACGTGCTGAAGAAGAACGGCTTCTGGGACTATTTCGACGTTGTCTCCATTTCGGAGAACTGTGGCATCACCAAACCGAGTCCTCGCATCTTCATCGAGGCCATGATGCAACTGGGGTTGCGCAAGGACGATACCGAAAGAATGATCATGCTGGGCGACAATCTCTCCCGCGACATTCGCGGTGCCAATGCCCTTGGCATGACCACGGTCTGGATCGACTGGGCACCACGACACGACAAGGAACCGAAGGACGATCTGGAAAGACCGGACTACCGGATCACCCGCCCCATCGAGCTTCTGGACATCATAGACAAGCTTGAGTCTGAAGAAACTCTGGACTGA
- a CDS encoding SDR family oxidoreductase: protein MANPLSMFDVKGKVALITGASGAFGMVASRILAGAGCKLVLVAGNQSALDDITKECTDMGAEVTPVNTRPTTAEVCDDLVAKAVEAYGRLDILVVASGMNKVALINDMEPSTFEAVMDANVNQSWLLARSAAGQMKKQGDGGKIVLVSSARGLLGHPAGYTAYCASKSAVDGITKALGCELGKDGITVNAIAPTVFRSPLTAWMFEDNENANAVRAGFLSRVPIGRLGEPEDLAGPLLFLSSKACDFYTGHILYADGGYTAG from the coding sequence ATGGCAAATCCACTTTCGATGTTTGACGTGAAGGGCAAGGTTGCCCTGATCACCGGTGCGTCAGGTGCCTTCGGTATGGTTGCATCTCGCATTCTGGCCGGTGCTGGCTGCAAACTGGTGCTGGTTGCCGGCAACCAGTCCGCTCTCGACGACATCACCAAAGAATGCACGGATATGGGCGCCGAAGTGACCCCGGTCAACACGCGCCCGACCACCGCTGAAGTTTGTGATGATCTGGTGGCCAAGGCTGTCGAAGCCTATGGACGTCTCGATATTCTGGTTGTCGCTTCGGGCATGAACAAGGTTGCCCTGATCAACGACATGGAGCCCTCTACGTTTGAAGCCGTGATGGACGCCAACGTCAACCAGAGCTGGTTGCTGGCTCGTTCGGCTGCCGGGCAGATGAAGAAGCAGGGTGACGGTGGCAAGATCGTTCTGGTCTCGTCCGCTCGCGGTCTGTTGGGTCATCCGGCAGGCTACACCGCCTATTGCGCTTCCAAGTCTGCCGTTGACGGCATCACCAAGGCACTGGGCTGCGAACTTGGCAAGGACGGGATCACCGTCAATGCGATCGCACCGACCGTGTTCCGCTCGCCTCTGACGGCATGGATGTTCGAGGACAACGAGAATGCCAACGCAGTCCGCGCGGGCTTCCTGTCCCGCGTGCCGATCGGTCGATTGGGTGAACCGGAAGACCTTGCCGGTCCTCTGCTGTTCCTGTCGTCCAAGGCCTGCGATTTCTACACCGGTCACATCCTGTATGCTGACGGTGGCTATACGGCGGGCTGA
- a CDS encoding 3-keto-5-aminohexanoate cleavage protein has translation MARQKKTVITCAITGGIHTPTMSDALPYTPDDLAAQAIAASEAGAAILHCHARKAENGYISIDPKDFATYLPRIKQATDAVINISTGGSVLNTIEERIAPALTHSPEMCSMNMGSMNFSFHPLAKRYDEFKFDWEKAYIENSDGYIFRNTFADIENAAKQLAPHNIKFEHECYDVGHLYNLKFCMDIGLFKAPIFIQFIFGILGGIGPEVDNLIFMKRTADRLFGDDYRWSVLGAGGAQMSLGTTATQMGGNVRVGLEDSLFISRGKLAESNAQQVAKIRRIIEDLGCEIATPDEARELLDLKGGDKVGF, from the coding sequence ATGGCACGTCAAAAGAAAACTGTGATTACCTGTGCGATCACCGGCGGCATTCACACGCCAACCATGTCCGATGCTTTGCCGTATACGCCAGATGATCTGGCTGCCCAAGCGATTGCCGCATCCGAAGCTGGTGCTGCGATCCTTCACTGCCATGCTCGCAAGGCTGAAAATGGCTATATCTCGATCGATCCGAAAGATTTTGCCACCTATCTGCCCCGTATCAAGCAGGCAACCGACGCCGTGATCAACATCTCGACCGGAGGCTCGGTTCTCAACACCATCGAGGAGCGCATTGCTCCGGCTCTGACCCATTCCCCCGAAATGTGCTCCATGAACATGGGCTCCATGAACTTCTCGTTCCATCCGCTGGCAAAGCGCTATGACGAGTTCAAGTTCGACTGGGAAAAGGCCTATATCGAGAATTCCGACGGCTACATCTTCCGCAACACCTTTGCCGATATCGAGAATGCCGCCAAGCAGCTGGCTCCGCACAACATCAAGTTCGAGCATGAATGCTATGACGTCGGGCATCTGTACAACCTGAAATTCTGCATGGACATCGGCCTGTTCAAGGCACCGATCTTCATCCAGTTCATCTTCGGCATTTTGGGCGGTATCGGCCCTGAAGTCGACAACCTGATCTTCATGAAACGTACCGCAGACCGTCTGTTCGGCGACGACTATCGCTGGTCAGTGCTCGGCGCTGGTGGCGCCCAGATGTCGCTCGGTACGACGGCAACCCAGATGGGTGGCAACGTGCGCGTGGGTCTGGAAGACAGCCTGTTCATCTCGCGTGGCAAGCTGGCAGAAAGCAACGCCCAGCAGGTCGCCAAGATCCGCCGGATCATCGAAGACCTTGGCTGCGAAATCGCAACCCCGGACGAGGCCCGCGAACTGCTCGACCTCAAGGGCGGCGACAAGGTCGGCTTCTAA
- a CDS encoding IclR family transcriptional regulator — protein MSTNEKETHSRGGIQVIARAADILRALKTSQSGMSLGQIAQRVDLPRSTVQRIVNALQQENFIITDSQGGGLRLGPELNALAEATRYNIVEYCRLLLTELTQSTGETSDLSVFRRDAMIFLDQVPGTHRLRTVSAVGEAFPLSSTANGRACLSLMEEYKAQQLVLSEWDRWGVKGDMDAVMADLRKIRSEGLAFDEDHHTPGISAIGFAFRDWFGDLHAISVPVPSSRYPDKKAEIEEALRKTAAHVKKRMTRRSN, from the coding sequence ATGTCCACCAATGAGAAAGAAACACATTCACGTGGCGGCATTCAGGTCATAGCAAGGGCCGCAGACATCCTGCGCGCACTCAAGACGAGCCAGTCCGGCATGAGCCTCGGGCAGATTGCCCAGCGGGTTGATCTGCCCCGGTCCACTGTTCAGCGCATCGTCAACGCGCTTCAGCAAGAGAATTTCATCATCACGGATTCTCAGGGCGGCGGCCTGCGTCTTGGCCCGGAACTGAACGCTCTGGCGGAAGCAACGCGCTACAATATCGTCGAGTATTGCCGCCTCTTGCTGACCGAGTTGACCCAGTCCACGGGTGAGACATCTGACCTGTCGGTGTTCCGCAGAGACGCCATGATCTTCCTTGATCAGGTTCCTGGCACCCACCGTCTGCGCACAGTATCGGCCGTCGGCGAGGCCTTCCCGCTTTCCAGCACGGCAAACGGGCGCGCCTGTCTGAGCCTGATGGAGGAATACAAGGCGCAGCAACTGGTTCTGAGCGAATGGGACCGTTGGGGCGTGAAAGGTGACATGGACGCAGTGATGGCTGATCTGCGCAAGATCCGGTCCGAGGGACTGGCCTTTGACGAAGACCATCACACCCCTGGCATCTCGGCCATCGGCTTTGCTTTCCGCGACTGGTTCGGCGATCTCCATGCCATTTCCGTTCCGGTGCCATCAAGCCGCTATCCGGACAAGAAGGCCGAGATCGAGGAAGCCCTCCGCAAGACTGCAGCCCATGTCAAGAAACGCATGACGCGGCGCAGCAATTAG